In Falco cherrug isolate bFalChe1 chromosome 2, bFalChe1.pri, whole genome shotgun sequence, the following are encoded in one genomic region:
- the FZD4 gene encoding frizzled-4, whose product MCQNLGYNVTKMPNLVGHELQADAELQLTTFTPLIQYGCSSQLQFFLCSVYVPMCTEKINIPIGPCGGMCLSVKRRCEPVLKEFGFAWPDSLNCSKFPPQNDHNHMCMEGPGDEEVPLHSKTSLQPGEECHSMGSNSDQYIWVKRSLTCVLKCGYDAGLYSRSTKEFTDIWMAVWASLCFISTAFTVLTFLIDSSRFSYPERPIIFLSMCYNIYSIAYIVRLTVGRERISCDFEEAAEPVLIQEGLKNTGCAIIFLLMYFFGMASSIWWVILTLTWFLAAGLKWGHEAIEMHSSYFHIAAWAIPAVKTIVILIMRLVDADELTGLCYVGNQNLDALTGFVVAPLFTYLVIGTLFIAAGLVALFKIRSNLQKDGTKTDKLERLMVKIGVFSVLYTVPATCVIACYFYEISNWAVFRYSADDSNMAVEMLKIFMSLLVGITSGMWIWSAKTLHMWQRCSNRLVNSGKVKREKRADGWVKPGKGNETVV is encoded by the exons ATGTGCCAGAACCTGGGCTACAATGTCACCAAGATGCCCAACCTGGTGGGACACGAGCTGCAGGCGGACGCGGAGCTGCAGCTCACCACCTTCACCCCCCTCATCCAGTACGgctgctccagccagctccag TTCTTCCTTTGTTCCGTCTATGTCCCGATGTGCACAGAGAAGATTAACATCCCCATCGGTCCCTGCGGTGGCATGTGCCTCTCTGTCAAAAGACGATGCGAACCCGTTTTAAAAGAATTCGGCTTTGCCTGGCCAGACAGTCTAAACTGCAGCAAGTTCCCACCCCAGAATGATCACAACCACATGTGCATGGAGGGCCCAGGAGACGAAGAGGTTCCCCTTCATAGCAAGACCTCCTTGCAGCCGGGAGAAGAGTGCCACAGCATGGGATCTAACTCGGATCAGTACATCTGGGTGAAGAGGAGCTTGACCTGTGTCCTGAAATGCGGCTACGACGCTGGTCTCTACAGCAGGTCAACTAAGGAATTCACGGATATCTGGATGGCCGTGTGGGCCAGTCTGTGCTTCATCTCGACTGCCTTCACAGTCCTGACCTTCCTGATTGATTCATCCAGATTTTCCTACCCGGAGCGCCCAATCATATTTTTGAGCATGTGCTACAATATTTATAGCATTGCTTATATTGTGAGGCTAACTGTGGGCCGGGAAAGGATATCCTGTGATTTTGAAGAGGCAGCAGAACCTGTTCTTATCCAAGAAGGTCTTAAGAACACAGGATGTGCTATAATTTTCttgctgatgtattttttcGGGATGGCTAGCTCCATCTGGTGGGTTATTCTGACACTGACGTGGTTTCTGGCCGCAGGACTCAAGTGGGGCCACGAAGCCATAGAGATGCACAGCTCTTATTTCCATATCGCAGCCTGGGCTATCCCCGCGGTGAAGACCATCGTCATTTTGATTATGAGACTAGTAGATGCAGATGAGCTCACCGGTCTGTGCTACGTCGGGAACCAGAACCTAGATGCGCTGACGGGCTTTGTCGTCGCTCCGCTTTTTACCTACCTGGTCATCGGGACTTTATTCATTGCAGCGGGACTCGTGGCCTTATTTAAAATCAGGTCTAATCTCCAGAAAGATGGAACTAAAACTGACAAACTGGAAAGGCTGATGGTCAAAATCGGTGTCTTTTCAGTGCTGTACACCGTCCCAGCAACGTGTGTCATTGCCTGTTATTTCTACGAAATCTCCAACTGGGCCGTTTTCCGCTATTCGGCAGATGATTCCAATATGGCAGTGGAGATGCTTAAAATCTTCATGTCCCTCCTAGTGGGTATTACATCAGGTATGTGGATCTGGTCAGCCAAAACTCTGCACATGTGGCAGAGGTGCTCAAACAGACTGGTGAACTCAGGGAAAGTGAAACGGGAGAAGAGAGCAGATGGTTGGGTGAAACCTGGGAAAGGGAACGAGACCGTGGTATGA